From the genome of Halorussus caseinilyticus, one region includes:
- the acs gene encoding acetate--CoA ligase alpha subunit produces the protein MDENTGGLSGLFAPERVAVIGATESDGSIGRAITENLRADFAGETVPVNPNYDDVLGLKCYPDIADVPGELNLAVVVVPPKIAVEAVRQCGESGVENVVVITAGFGETGSEGASRERELTEVAEEYDLNVVGPNSLGVMSTPTGLNATFGPENALSGSISFMSQSGAFITAVLDWANDEGIGFKDVVSLGNKAVLDETDFVEAWGDDPDTDVILGYLEGVEHGGEFIDAARDVTDDTPIVMVKSGRTEAGAQAVSSHTGTLAGSEQAYEAGLEQAGVLRVENVQELFDFAQILSGQPIPESDDVAIVTNAGGPGVMTTDAVGDSNLSLASFSEETLSELSEAMPDEANIYNPIDAIGDADIDRFEKALDIALADENVGCAVVLSAPTAVLDYDQLAEVVTELQAEHGKPTAAVLMGGERTESAKEVLREAGIPNYFDPARAVRSLDALSRYRTISQREYEDPETFDVDRERAREILERATDRGDNRLGVEAMGLLDAYGIPTPEGTIAEKPEEAVAAAQDIEGEVVMKIVSPDILHKSDIGGVKVGVPNEEVYDAYEDLVTRARNYQPDADILGVQVQEMVDLDSGTETIIGMNRDPQFGPLLLFGLGGIFVEVLEDTETRVAPVSAREATEMVEGIRSAPLLRGARGRDPADREAIVESLQRLSQLVTDFPAILELDVNPLVAGPDGVQAVDVRLTVDTDELERQ, from the coding sequence GTGGACGAGAACACAGGAGGGTTGTCGGGACTGTTCGCGCCAGAGCGAGTCGCCGTAATCGGCGCGACCGAGAGCGACGGGTCAATCGGTCGCGCGATTACGGAGAACCTGCGGGCGGACTTCGCGGGCGAGACGGTTCCGGTGAACCCCAACTACGACGACGTGCTGGGGCTGAAGTGCTACCCCGACATCGCGGACGTGCCGGGCGAACTGAACCTCGCGGTAGTCGTCGTGCCGCCGAAAATCGCGGTCGAGGCGGTCCGACAGTGCGGCGAGTCCGGCGTCGAGAACGTCGTGGTCATCACCGCCGGGTTCGGCGAGACCGGGAGCGAGGGCGCGAGTCGGGAGCGCGAACTGACCGAGGTGGCCGAGGAGTACGACCTCAACGTGGTCGGGCCGAACAGCCTCGGCGTGATGAGTACGCCCACCGGCCTCAACGCCACGTTCGGCCCCGAGAACGCACTTTCCGGGTCCATCTCCTTCATGAGTCAGTCGGGGGCGTTCATCACTGCGGTCCTCGACTGGGCCAACGACGAGGGCATCGGCTTCAAGGACGTGGTGTCGCTGGGGAACAAGGCCGTCCTCGACGAGACCGACTTCGTGGAGGCGTGGGGCGACGACCCCGACACCGACGTAATCTTGGGGTATCTCGAAGGCGTCGAACACGGCGGCGAGTTCATCGACGCCGCCCGCGACGTGACCGACGACACCCCCATCGTGATGGTCAAGTCGGGCCGGACCGAGGCCGGTGCGCAGGCGGTCTCCTCGCACACCGGCACCCTCGCCGGGAGCGAACAGGCCTACGAGGCCGGACTCGAACAGGCGGGCGTCCTGCGCGTCGAGAACGTCCAAGAGCTGTTCGACTTCGCCCAGATTCTGTCGGGCCAACCGATTCCCGAGTCCGACGACGTTGCCATCGTGACCAACGCGGGCGGTCCGGGCGTGATGACCACCGACGCGGTGGGCGACTCGAACCTCTCGCTGGCGTCGTTCTCCGAGGAGACCCTCTCGGAACTCTCGGAGGCGATGCCCGACGAGGCAAACATCTACAACCCCATCGACGCCATCGGGGACGCCGACATCGACCGGTTCGAGAAAGCTCTCGACATCGCGCTGGCCGACGAGAACGTCGGGTGTGCTGTGGTCCTCTCCGCTCCCACGGCGGTCCTCGACTACGACCAACTCGCCGAAGTCGTCACCGAGTTGCAGGCCGAACACGGAAAGCCGACCGCCGCGGTGTTGATGGGCGGCGAGCGAACCGAGTCGGCCAAGGAGGTCCTGCGCGAGGCGGGCATCCCTAATTATTTTGACCCCGCGCGCGCGGTGCGGAGCCTCGACGCCCTCTCGCGCTATCGGACGATTAGCCAGCGCGAGTACGAGGACCCCGAGACGTTCGACGTGGACCGCGAGCGCGCCCGGGAGATTCTGGAGCGCGCGACCGACCGCGGCGACAACCGACTCGGGGTCGAGGCGATGGGTCTGTTAGACGCCTACGGCATTCCGACGCCCGAGGGTACCATCGCCGAGAAACCCGAGGAAGCCGTCGCCGCGGCCCAAGACATCGAGGGCGAAGTCGTGATGAAAATCGTCTCGCCCGACATCCTCCACAAGTCCGACATCGGCGGCGTGAAGGTCGGCGTCCCGAACGAGGAGGTGTACGACGCCTACGAGGACCTCGTGACTCGCGCCCGCAACTACCAACCCGACGCCGACATCCTCGGGGTCCAAGTCCAAGAGATGGTGGACCTCGATTCCGGAACCGAGACCATCATCGGGATGAACCGGGACCCGCAGTTCGGTCCCCTTCTGCTGTTCGGACTCGGCGGCATCTTCGTGGAAGTGCTGGAGGACACCGAGACGCGGGTCGCGCCCGTGAGCGCACGCGAGGCGACCGAGATGGTCGAGGGGATTCGGTCCGCGCCGCTCCTGCGAGGGGCGCGCGGCCGGGACCCCGCGGACAGAGAGGCCATCGTAGAGAGCCTCCAGCGACTCTCGCAACTCGTGACCGACTTCCCCGCAATCTTGGAACTCGACGTGAACCCCCTCGTGGCCGGACCAGACGGGGTACAGGCCGTGGACGTGCGACTGACCGTAGACACCGACGAACTGGAACGACAATGA
- a CDS encoding GNAT family N-acetyltransferase: MPGAVFLRGDDVTLRTIEEDDLDFLRDAINDPDVREGLTTAYPINAEQEREYFEERISAEDDVHLAIYADGEITGTVGLHDVDQRSGHCEVGIWLATEYHGRGYGTEASRLVTDYAFRELRMHRVQARVLATNEASARIWEKLGFEEEGIHRDEAFTGGEYVDMRYFGVLESEWEG, encoded by the coding sequence ATGCCCGGCGCAGTGTTCCTCCGGGGCGACGACGTGACACTCCGGACCATCGAAGAGGACGACCTCGACTTCCTCCGAGACGCCATCAACGACCCCGACGTGCGCGAGGGTCTGACGACCGCGTACCCCATCAACGCCGAACAGGAGCGCGAGTACTTCGAGGAACGCATCTCGGCCGAGGACGACGTGCATCTCGCCATCTACGCCGACGGGGAGATAACCGGCACCGTCGGTCTCCACGACGTGGACCAGCGGTCGGGCCACTGCGAAGTCGGTATCTGGCTCGCTACCGAGTACCACGGTCGGGGCTACGGTACCGAAGCGTCCCGACTCGTGACCGACTACGCCTTCCGCGAACTCCGGATGCACCGGGTTCAGGCCCGCGTTCTGGCCACCAACGAGGCGTCGGCGCGCATCTGGGAGAAGTTGGGCTTCGAAGAGGAGGGCATCCACCGCGACGAGGCGTTTACCGGCGGCGAGTACGTCGATATGCGGTACTTCGGCGTGCTGGAGAGCGAGTGGGAGGGGTAG
- a CDS encoding NAD(P)-dependent alcohol dehydrogenase, with amino-acid sequence MRTAVLSEPGRLAVEDRPRPDPAPDEVLVAVGEVGICGSDVHYYEHGRIGDYVVEDPLILGHESAGEVVEVGEAVADLEPGDRVALEPGVPCRRCDHCKRGEYNLCPDVTFMATPPDDGAFAEYVAWPADFAYRLSESVSTREGALCEPLSVGIHVARRGEVGVGDSVLITGAGPIGLLAMEAARAAGATEIYVSDVVDTKLRRAADRGADATIDPREENLGSAVADLTDGAGADVVLEASGAESAITGSLDAVRRGGTVVFVGLADEAEVPLDVLDIVDDELDVRGSFRYRNTYPTAIELLADGAVDAAGIVDFEAPLDEVDDAFRRAMDPETVKGMVTLGD; translated from the coding sequence ATGCGCACGGCAGTCCTGAGCGAACCCGGCCGACTCGCAGTCGAGGACCGGCCCCGGCCCGACCCCGCGCCCGACGAGGTGCTGGTCGCCGTCGGCGAAGTCGGCATCTGCGGGTCCGACGTTCACTACTACGAACACGGTCGAATCGGCGACTACGTGGTCGAAGACCCCCTGATTCTGGGTCACGAGAGCGCGGGCGAGGTGGTCGAAGTCGGCGAGGCGGTGGCCGACCTCGAACCCGGCGACAGGGTGGCGCTCGAACCCGGCGTCCCCTGTCGCCGGTGCGACCACTGCAAGCGCGGCGAGTACAACCTCTGCCCGGACGTGACCTTCATGGCGACTCCGCCCGACGACGGCGCGTTCGCCGAGTACGTCGCGTGGCCCGCCGACTTCGCCTACCGCCTCTCCGAGTCGGTCTCGACCCGCGAGGGCGCGCTCTGTGAACCCCTCAGCGTCGGCATCCACGTCGCGCGTCGCGGTGAGGTCGGCGTCGGCGACTCCGTGCTAATCACCGGAGCGGGACCAATCGGCCTGCTGGCGATGGAGGCCGCGCGCGCCGCGGGAGCGACCGAAATCTACGTCTCGGACGTGGTGGACACCAAACTCCGCCGGGCCGCCGACCGGGGCGCGGACGCGACCATCGACCCCCGCGAGGAGAACCTCGGGAGCGCAGTCGCCGACCTGACCGACGGCGCGGGCGCTGACGTGGTACTCGAAGCCTCGGGCGCGGAGTCGGCCATCACGGGGTCGCTCGACGCGGTTCGGCGCGGCGGCACCGTGGTCTTCGTCGGACTCGCGGACGAGGCCGAAGTCCCACTCGACGTACTCGACATCGTGGACGACGAACTCGACGTTCGCGGGTCGTTTCGCTACCGTAACACCTACCCGACCGCAATCGAACTGCTCGCGGACGGCGCGGTGGACGCGGCGGGCATCGTGGACTTCGAAGCTCCCCTCGACGAGGTGGACGACGCCTTCCGGCGCGCGATGGACCCGGAAACCGTGAAGGGGATGGTGACGCTCGGCGACTGA
- a CDS encoding rhodanese-like domain-containing protein, with amino-acid sequence MKRRTFLTSSAVSLSAVAGCLGGGGSDLAVTPTDGDVDGYPPEFGEVPEKRTVDTSSFGTVTENGVKVPLAPIDVVHYWYKRGEARIADARGERSYKASHVYGAVLSQAAPDRRSSADPVMDWPKDDRIVCYCGCPHHLSSIRASQLINEGYQNVYVIDEGFWEWHKRGYPMRGNDVSNKPKNWVVSGETDAALAGRNAWARHRPSEQVESTDITDDGSYELHLKFHEVGPDSTIEVETPSYTVEGKLKDLATGTVQG; translated from the coding sequence ATGAAACGTCGAACGTTCCTGACGAGCAGTGCGGTCTCCCTCTCGGCAGTCGCCGGATGCCTCGGCGGAGGCGGAAGCGACCTCGCCGTGACGCCGACCGACGGCGACGTGGACGGCTATCCGCCGGAGTTCGGCGAAGTTCCGGAGAAGCGCACCGTCGATACCTCGTCGTTCGGCACGGTCACGGAGAACGGCGTGAAAGTCCCCCTCGCGCCCATCGACGTGGTTCACTACTGGTACAAGCGCGGCGAGGCTCGCATCGCCGACGCTCGCGGCGAGCGCTCGTACAAGGCCTCGCACGTCTACGGCGCGGTCCTGAGTCAGGCCGCCCCGGACCGACGCTCGTCGGCCGACCCCGTGATGGACTGGCCGAAGGACGACCGCATCGTCTGTTACTGCGGGTGTCCTCACCACCTCTCGTCAATCCGCGCGTCCCAACTCATCAACGAGGGCTACCAGAACGTCTACGTCATCGACGAGGGCTTCTGGGAGTGGCACAAGCGGGGCTACCCGATGCGGGGCAACGACGTGAGCAACAAGCCGAAAAATTGGGTCGTCAGCGGGGAGACCGACGCCGCCCTCGCCGGACGGAACGCGTGGGCGCGCCACCGGCCGTCCGAACAGGTCGAATCGACCGACATCACCGACGACGGAAGCTACGAACTTCACCTCAAGTTCCACGAGGTGGGTCCCGACTCGACCATCGAAGTCGAGACGCCGAGTTACACCGTCGAAGGCAAACTGAAGGACTTGGCGACCGGCACCGTTCAGGGCTGA
- a CDS encoding HalOD1 output domain-containing protein — protein MPTSRTALSDDRSVSTAVVDAVADAEGVAPTELTPPLYRAIDPNALDELFGSTVASAENGLRISFTYSGYEVTVVGTGNVVVRPADDAERDS, from the coding sequence ATGCCAACTTCGCGGACCGCTCTCAGCGACGACCGGAGCGTCAGCACTGCAGTCGTAGACGCGGTGGCGGACGCCGAGGGGGTCGCTCCGACCGAACTGACGCCGCCACTGTATCGCGCTATCGACCCGAACGCGCTGGACGAACTGTTCGGTTCGACGGTGGCCTCCGCGGAGAACGGACTTCGAATCTCGTTCACCTACAGCGGGTACGAGGTGACCGTCGTTGGGACGGGGAATGTCGTCGTCCGACCGGCGGACGACGCCGAGCGAGACTCCTAA
- a CDS encoding phosphotransacetylase family protein, which yields MKTILVTATEESTGKTAVALALAKLAAERGLSVGYMKPKGTRLQSNVGKTLDEDPMLARELLDLDAEMHNLEPVVYSPTFVEQAIRGREDPDELREQVRESFDSLAEGKDLMVVEGGGKLTTGGIVGLTDPDVAELLDAEVLLLSKYEQSGDVDDLLAAADDVRAGGEDRLLGVLFNAVQEGNFDGLETEVVPFLENRGVPVLGVVPREQELAGVTVADLAEELSAEQLNSAPGDAFVERFLVGAMSGDSALRHLRRTKDAALITGGDRPDLQRVALEAPGVKCLILTGGFRPPGAVVGKAEEKGVPVLLVQSDTLTTIERAEDVVRSGRTRDAETVETMRDLLHDHADVEAIIGDSASAPGDGTESEGDEA from the coding sequence ATGAAAACGATACTCGTAACCGCGACCGAAGAGAGTACAGGCAAGACCGCAGTCGCGCTCGCGCTGGCAAAGTTGGCCGCCGAGCGCGGCCTGTCGGTCGGCTACATGAAACCGAAGGGCACCCGACTCCAGAGCAACGTCGGCAAGACGCTGGACGAGGACCCGATGCTCGCGCGGGAACTGCTCGACTTGGACGCAGAGATGCACAACCTCGAACCGGTGGTCTACTCGCCGACGTTCGTCGAGCAGGCGATTCGGGGCCGCGAGGACCCCGACGAACTCCGCGAGCAGGTCCGCGAGAGCTTCGACAGTCTCGCGGAAGGAAAGGACCTCATGGTCGTCGAGGGCGGCGGGAAACTCACCACCGGCGGCATCGTGGGTCTGACCGACCCCGACGTGGCCGAACTCCTCGACGCCGAGGTCCTGCTCCTCTCGAAGTACGAGCAGAGCGGCGACGTGGACGACCTGCTGGCCGCCGCCGACGACGTGCGGGCAGGCGGTGAGGACCGACTCCTCGGCGTGCTGTTCAACGCGGTCCAAGAGGGCAACTTCGACGGACTGGAGACCGAGGTGGTCCCGTTCCTCGAAAACCGCGGCGTCCCGGTACTCGGGGTCGTCCCGCGCGAACAGGAGTTGGCGGGCGTGACCGTCGCGGACCTCGCCGAGGAACTCTCGGCCGAACAGTTGAACAGCGCGCCCGGTGACGCCTTCGTGGAGCGGTTCCTCGTCGGCGCGATGTCGGGCGACTCGGCGCTTCGGCACCTCCGCCGGACGAAGGACGCGGCGCTCATCACCGGCGGCGACCGGCCGGACCTCCAGCGAGTCGCGCTGGAAGCGCCGGGCGTCAAGTGCCTGATTCTGACCGGCGGGTTCCGGCCGCCGGGGGCCGTCGTCGGTAAAGCCGAGGAGAAAGGCGTCCCCGTCCTGTTGGTCCAGTCGGACACGCTGACGACGATAGAGCGCGCCGAAGACGTGGTTCGGAGCGGTCGGACCCGAGACGCCGAGACGGTCGAGACGATGCGGGACCTGCTTCACGACCACGCCGACGTGGAGGCAATCATCGGCGACTCGGCGTCCGCTCCCGGCGACGGGACCGAATCCGAGGGCGACGAAGCGTAG
- a CDS encoding Lrp/AsnC family transcriptional regulator, with translation MNDDSLDRTDTGILYLLQRDARSTATEEIGEKVGVAASTVATRIRDLETAGVVTDYKPTRKTSSWNW, from the coding sequence ATGAACGACGACAGTCTCGACCGGACCGACACGGGTATCCTCTACTTGCTTCAGCGAGACGCCCGGAGTACGGCCACCGAGGAAATCGGAGAGAAAGTCGGGGTGGCCGCCAGCACCGTGGCGACCCGGATACGGGACCTCGAAACTGCGGGCGTCGTCACCGACTACAAACCGACGAGGAAAACCTCCTCGTGGAACTGGTGA
- a CDS encoding DUF7504 family protein, with translation MPGTTDGRGFSLTPGEQALVSVPSMGSPLSVLPDDAFENLLVLSATASPEKVESLVERRGGDPEKVGVVPVTGSPTEYDGPLWTTDPVDPSDLTGISIRLSKAMQYVMPGGWVVVDNVNVLLMYGREEKVFRLFDSVVSNAREKDACGAYCTVRDAVTDETYSRLRGFCDREISVE, from the coding sequence GTGCCGGGGACGACTGACGGCCGCGGCTTCTCCCTCACGCCCGGCGAACAGGCGCTGGTGTCGGTGCCGTCGATGGGGTCGCCCCTGTCGGTTCTGCCAGACGACGCGTTCGAGAACCTGCTAGTGCTGTCGGCGACCGCCTCGCCGGAGAAGGTCGAGTCGCTGGTCGAACGTCGCGGCGGCGACCCCGAGAAGGTCGGGGTCGTCCCCGTCACGGGGTCGCCGACCGAGTACGACGGTCCGCTCTGGACGACCGACCCGGTGGACCCCAGCGACCTGACGGGCATCAGCATCCGCCTCTCGAAGGCGATGCAGTACGTCATGCCCGGCGGGTGGGTCGTCGTGGACAACGTGAACGTCCTGTTGATGTACGGTCGCGAGGAGAAGGTCTTTCGACTCTTCGACTCGGTGGTGTCGAACGCCCGCGAGAAAGACGCCTGCGGCGCGTACTGCACGGTTCGGGATGCAGTCACCGACGAGACGTACTCCCGGCTCCGGGGCTTTTGCGACCGGGAGATTTCGGTCGAATAG
- a CDS encoding S8 family peptidase, protein MAGYNRRSFLKLSGTALGGIAVGSTVTAAASSERFLVDSKQTSKSDAEAAGLDVAHDLPEIDMLVVEGAESDVQSLGADFAADSRYSLDLPLETEAPITSNESSDEPFYPIQWDKQSQNIPEAHEITRGEGTRVAVIDTGVAAGHPDLQHAVNTDLSRDFTGDGYGAGAPYGGYHGTHVAGIVAADDQNDFGTVGSAPGTEVVDCRVFSPSELASFADIVAAMVYSARVDCDAANLSLGAYPVTRKAQGEFYGKVLNRTTSYVRRQGTVLVIAAGNDAADLQHDGNVVSLPNEASNVVSVSATGPVGFNHGGDGLESPTGTPAKYTNYGTNAIDVAAPGGNYDANFPAGWYYDMVFNTLAEPQFDADGNYLGANYTYSWLAGTSMAAPQVAGAVALVRSQNPGLNANEVRQKLKNTANVPEGFDKKYYGAGVLNPYAALE, encoded by the coding sequence ATGGCCGGTTACAACCGACGGTCGTTCCTCAAGCTCAGTGGCACAGCACTCGGCGGCATCGCGGTCGGCAGTACGGTGACGGCGGCGGCGTCCAGCGAGCGATTCCTCGTGGACAGCAAGCAGACCTCGAAGTCCGACGCGGAGGCGGCGGGTCTCGACGTGGCTCACGACCTGCCCGAAATCGACATGCTGGTCGTGGAAGGTGCCGAGTCCGACGTGCAGTCGCTCGGTGCCGACTTCGCCGCGGACAGTCGATACTCACTCGACCTGCCTCTCGAAACGGAGGCACCCATCACGTCCAACGAGTCGTCAGACGAGCCGTTCTACCCGATTCAGTGGGACAAGCAGTCCCAGAACATCCCCGAGGCGCACGAAATCACCCGCGGTGAGGGTACCCGCGTGGCGGTCATCGACACGGGCGTCGCGGCGGGCCACCCCGACCTCCAGCACGCGGTGAACACCGACCTCTCGCGGGACTTCACTGGCGACGGCTACGGCGCTGGCGCTCCCTACGGCGGGTACCACGGTACGCACGTCGCGGGCATCGTCGCGGCCGACGACCAGAACGACTTCGGTACCGTCGGCTCTGCGCCCGGCACGGAAGTCGTGGACTGCCGCGTCTTCTCGCCGAGCGAACTCGCGTCGTTCGCCGACATCGTGGCCGCGATGGTCTACAGCGCACGCGTCGACTGTGACGCCGCGAACCTCAGCCTCGGTGCCTACCCGGTCACGCGGAAGGCTCAGGGCGAGTTCTACGGCAAGGTCCTCAACCGGACGACGAGTTACGTCCGCAGACAGGGCACGGTTCTCGTCATCGCGGCGGGCAACGACGCCGCGGACCTCCAGCACGACGGCAACGTCGTCAGTCTCCCGAACGAGGCGTCCAACGTGGTTTCGGTCTCCGCGACCGGACCCGTCGGCTTCAACCACGGCGGCGACGGTCTGGAGTCCCCGACCGGCACACCCGCGAAGTACACCAACTACGGCACGAACGCCATCGACGTGGCCGCTCCCGGTGGCAACTACGACGCCAACTTCCCGGCCGGCTGGTACTACGACATGGTGTTCAACACGCTCGCCGAACCCCAGTTCGACGCCGACGGGAACTACCTCGGCGCGAACTACACCTACTCGTGGCTCGCGGGCACCTCGATGGCCGCGCCGCAGGTCGCAGGCGCAGTCGCACTCGTCCGGAGTCAGAACCCCGGTCTCAACGCGAACGAGGTCCGCCAGAAGCTCAAAAACACCGCGAACGTGCCCGAAGGCTTCGACAAGAAGTACTACGGCGCGGGCGTGCTGAACCCCTACGCGGCACTGGAGTAA
- a CDS encoding CNNM domain-containing protein, with the protein MVELTTLARVVGGLGLLFGNAYFVTIEFAMTRVRQFTEGEFEGSLGLERAWEMTDRLEIYLSGCQLGITICSVGLGVVAEPALARLLTPVVELTGVGSHALAAIVALAIINLLHVVVGEQAPTYLGIERTKFVAKYGSAPLYYWTKVMSPVIVLADKTAKWLLSLFGVEITRSWTEAETEEGGAREVSSRGDARREMGDILSRVGLEEEREEEVLAALDIGTIAVHDIMVPREEIVALSTEDDFEANLRKMQERPHVRFPLVGETLDDFLGIVYTPPLVGREDELADGSLTWEGVAADPVTVDADLPVSEAIDRFQAEGQELALVVRDGEVVGMVTSTDTFEAMMGELEDPFDRNEFPDARS; encoded by the coding sequence ATGGTGGAACTCACGACGCTCGCTCGGGTCGTCGGCGGACTCGGTCTCCTGTTCGGGAACGCCTACTTCGTGACTATCGAGTTCGCCATGACTCGCGTCCGGCAGTTCACCGAAGGCGAGTTCGAGGGGTCGCTCGGTCTCGAACGCGCGTGGGAGATGACCGACAGACTCGAAATCTACCTCTCGGGGTGTCAACTCGGGATAACGATTTGTAGCGTGGGACTGGGCGTCGTGGCCGAACCCGCCCTCGCGCGCCTGCTGACGCCCGTCGTCGAACTGACCGGCGTGGGTTCCCACGCGCTGGCCGCTATCGTCGCGCTCGCAATCATCAACCTCCTGCACGTCGTGGTCGGCGAGCAGGCACCCACCTATCTCGGCATCGAGCGAACCAAGTTCGTCGCCAAATACGGGTCCGCCCCGCTCTACTACTGGACCAAAGTCATGTCGCCGGTCATCGTCCTCGCGGACAAGACCGCCAAGTGGTTGCTCTCGCTGTTCGGCGTCGAAATCACCCGTTCGTGGACCGAGGCCGAAACCGAGGAGGGCGGCGCGCGCGAGGTGTCGAGTCGCGGCGACGCCCGGCGCGAGATGGGCGACATCCTCAGTCGGGTCGGACTCGAAGAGGAACGCGAAGAGGAGGTGCTGGCGGCCCTCGACATCGGGACGATTGCGGTCCACGACATCATGGTCCCGCGCGAAGAAATCGTCGCGCTCTCGACCGAAGACGACTTCGAGGCGAACCTCCGGAAGATGCAGGAGCGCCCGCACGTCAGGTTTCCGCTGGTGGGCGAGACGCTGGACGACTTCCTCGGCATCGTCTACACGCCGCCGCTGGTCGGCCGCGAGGACGAACTCGCCGACGGGTCGCTGACGTGGGAAGGGGTAGCGGCCGACCCCGTGACGGTCGATGCCGACCTCCCGGTGAGCGAGGCCATCGACCGATTTCAGGCGGAAGGCCAAGAACTCGCGCTGGTCGTCCGTGACGGCGAAGTCGTCGGGATGGTCACGTCCACCGACACGTTCGAAGCGATGATGGGCGAACTCGAAGACCCCTTCGACCGAAACGAGTTTCCCGACGCCCGGTCGTGA